The following are encoded together in the Conger conger chromosome 11, fConCon1.1, whole genome shotgun sequence genome:
- the homer1b gene encoding homer protein homolog 1b isoform X1: MQGGELVIRLPGRSRSPPATTLRYEEVHHFLFLSCREQPIYSTRAHVFHIDPATKKNWVPTSKHAVTVSYFYDSTRNVYRIISLDGTKAIINSTITPNMTFTKTSQKFGQWADSRANTVYGLGFSSEHHLMKFAEKFAEFKEAARLAKEKSQEKMELTSTPSQESAPGDIQPPLTPESINGTDDERATPDASPTSEPRTEPLQNALSLSHSSAINKHWEAELEALKSNNAKLTAALLESTANVKQWKQQLAAYQEEAERLHKRVTELECMSGQTNVIKSHKTELNHTIEELESTLKAKEEEMERLKDEVENANELQTQRDSIAQKLQETEMRNQDLESQLQEVETRLESSQLQQEAFRKNLRTLLEILDGKIFELTELRDSLAKLAECS; encoded by the exons ATGCAGGGGGGTGAGCTGGTGATCCGGTTGCCGGGCAGGTCGCGTTCGCCCCCGGCGACGACGCTGCGCTACGAGGAGGTTcatcacttcctcttcctgtcctgCAGGGAGCAGCCCATCTACAGCACGAGAGCGCATGTCTTCCACATCGACCCCGCCACCAAGAAGAACTGGGTCCCCACCAGCAAACACGCCGTCACCGTATCCTACTTCTACGACAGCACGCGCAACGTCTACCGCATCATCAGCCTGGACGGCACCAAG GCGATCATAAACAGCACCATCACGCCCAACATGACGTTCACCAAGACATCGCAGAAGTTCGGCCAGTGGGCTGACAGCCGGGCCAACACGGTGTACGGCCTGGGATTCTCCTCCGAGCACCACCTCATGAAG TTTGCAGAGAAGTTTGCGGAATTCAAGGAGGCAGCACGGTTAGCCAAGGAGAAATCTCAGGAGAAGATGGAGCTTACCAGCACCCCGTCTCAG GAGTCTGCACCGGGGGACATTCAGCCGCCCCTCACCCCCGAGAGCATCAATGGGACGGACGATGAGCGGGCCACGCCCGACGCCTCCCCGACCTCCGAGCCTCGCACCGAGCCCTTGCAGAacgccctgtccctctctcacag CTCTGCCATCAACAAGCACTGGGAGGCGGAGCTTGAGGCGCTGAAGAGCAACAACGCCAAGCTGACTGCAGCGCTACTGGAGTCCACAGCCAATGTGAAGCAGTGGAAGCAGCAGCTGGCAGCCTATCAGGAGGAGGCTGAGAGACTGCACAAACgg GTGACAGAGCTGGAGTGTATGAGTGGTCAGACCAATGTGATCAAATCACATAAGACCGAACTCAACCACACGATAGAGGAGCTGGAGTCAACGCTGAAGGCCAAGGAAGAG GAAATGGAGCGGTTGAAAGATGAGGTGGAGAATGCAAATGAACTGCAGACCCAAAGAGACTCCATCGCCCAGAAACTACAG GAGACGGAGATGCGGAACCAGGATCTGGAGTCCCAGCTGCAGGAGGTGGAGACCCGGCTGGAGAGCAGCCAGCTACAGCAGGAGGCCTTCCGCAAGAACCTCAGAACCCTGCTGGAGATCCTGGACGGCAAGATCTTCGAGCTCACAGAGCTGCGGGACAGCCTGGCCAAGCTCGCCGAGTGCAGCTAG
- the homer1b gene encoding homer protein homolog 1b isoform X2, protein MGEQPIYSTRAHVFHIDPATKKNWVPTSKHAVTVSYFYDSTRNVYRIISLDGTKAIINSTITPNMTFTKTSQKFGQWADSRANTVYGLGFSSEHHLMKFAEKFAEFKEAARLAKEKSQEKMELTSTPSQESAPGDIQPPLTPESINGTDDERATPDASPTSEPRTEPLQNALSLSHSSAINKHWEAELEALKSNNAKLTAALLESTANVKQWKQQLAAYQEEAERLHKRVTELECMSGQTNVIKSHKTELNHTIEELESTLKAKEEEMERLKDEVENANELQTQRDSIAQKLQETEMRNQDLESQLQEVETRLESSQLQQEAFRKNLRTLLEILDGKIFELTELRDSLAKLAECS, encoded by the exons GGAGCAGCCCATCTACAGCACGAGAGCGCATGTCTTCCACATCGACCCCGCCACCAAGAAGAACTGGGTCCCCACCAGCAAACACGCCGTCACCGTATCCTACTTCTACGACAGCACGCGCAACGTCTACCGCATCATCAGCCTGGACGGCACCAAG GCGATCATAAACAGCACCATCACGCCCAACATGACGTTCACCAAGACATCGCAGAAGTTCGGCCAGTGGGCTGACAGCCGGGCCAACACGGTGTACGGCCTGGGATTCTCCTCCGAGCACCACCTCATGAAG TTTGCAGAGAAGTTTGCGGAATTCAAGGAGGCAGCACGGTTAGCCAAGGAGAAATCTCAGGAGAAGATGGAGCTTACCAGCACCCCGTCTCAG GAGTCTGCACCGGGGGACATTCAGCCGCCCCTCACCCCCGAGAGCATCAATGGGACGGACGATGAGCGGGCCACGCCCGACGCCTCCCCGACCTCCGAGCCTCGCACCGAGCCCTTGCAGAacgccctgtccctctctcacag CTCTGCCATCAACAAGCACTGGGAGGCGGAGCTTGAGGCGCTGAAGAGCAACAACGCCAAGCTGACTGCAGCGCTACTGGAGTCCACAGCCAATGTGAAGCAGTGGAAGCAGCAGCTGGCAGCCTATCAGGAGGAGGCTGAGAGACTGCACAAACgg GTGACAGAGCTGGAGTGTATGAGTGGTCAGACCAATGTGATCAAATCACATAAGACCGAACTCAACCACACGATAGAGGAGCTGGAGTCAACGCTGAAGGCCAAGGAAGAG GAAATGGAGCGGTTGAAAGATGAGGTGGAGAATGCAAATGAACTGCAGACCCAAAGAGACTCCATCGCCCAGAAACTACAG GAGACGGAGATGCGGAACCAGGATCTGGAGTCCCAGCTGCAGGAGGTGGAGACCCGGCTGGAGAGCAGCCAGCTACAGCAGGAGGCCTTCCGCAAGAACCTCAGAACCCTGCTGGAGATCCTGGACGGCAAGATCTTCGAGCTCACAGAGCTGCGGGACAGCCTGGCCAAGCTCGCCGAGTGCAGCTAG